In Thioalkalivibrio paradoxus ARh 1, the following are encoded in one genomic region:
- a CDS encoding HAD-IIB family hydrolase, protein MKKTQSKARAGEGLYLVLISVHGLIRGSNLELGRDADTGGQTLYVVELARALARHPEVGRVDLVTRRVEDSRVANDYALPEEDLGNGARIVRIECGPRRYLHKEKLWPHLDCFADNLLDHIRTVGLRPDVVHGHYADAGYVATRISNLLGVPMLQTGHSLGRVKRERLVANGMKEADIESRYSISQRIQAEEEALAHAHRVIASTQQEVGEQYATYDNYHPSRMVVIPPGTDLSRFRPPRRGQRKPPIWPSIARFLEKPDRPLIMALSRADERKNIRALVDAYAGSEWLREHANLLIVAGNRDDIAALEKGARQVLTDLLLRIDRHDLYGKVAYPKHHQSDDVPDLYRLVASTRGVFVNPALTEPFGLTLIEAAASGAPIVATNDGGPQEILSRCHNGVLIDPLDPPGIAAATESILSDRALWRRFSEQGVKGVRAHYSWDGHAALCVKLIKQLGREVRRSRREQRSVSGRLVDVDRAVLTDIDNTLIGDPAALKAFLAWLRRHRGEVVFGVATGRRLDSAQEVLARHGVPAPDLWITSVGSEIYYGAEATPDKGWARHISHRWQPERLRELLKKEPGLELQPEVDQRPFKISYFVDAEKFEGAAAIDRLLYQADLHARVVYSHDMFLDLLPVRASKGLAVRYVADKWGIPLEHVLVAGDSGNDEDMLRGRLLGVVVGNHHPELEKLRGFARIYFAEATHARGILEAVEHFDLLNRCDIPLESGDSGAAAAPSGRAAD, encoded by the coding sequence GTGAAGAAGACCCAGAGCAAGGCACGCGCCGGCGAGGGCCTCTACCTGGTGCTGATCAGCGTGCATGGCCTGATCCGGGGCAGCAATCTGGAACTGGGGCGTGATGCCGACACCGGCGGTCAGACGCTCTACGTGGTGGAACTCGCGCGCGCGTTGGCGCGACATCCCGAGGTGGGGCGCGTCGATCTGGTCACGCGAAGGGTGGAGGACAGCCGCGTCGCGAACGACTACGCGCTGCCCGAGGAGGATCTCGGCAACGGCGCACGCATCGTCCGGATCGAATGCGGCCCGCGCCGCTATTTGCACAAGGAGAAGCTCTGGCCGCATCTCGATTGCTTCGCGGACAACCTGCTGGACCATATCCGCACGGTCGGGCTGCGCCCGGACGTGGTGCACGGGCACTATGCCGATGCCGGCTACGTGGCGACGCGCATTTCCAACCTGCTCGGCGTGCCCATGCTGCAGACAGGGCATTCGCTCGGGCGGGTGAAACGGGAACGCTTGGTGGCCAACGGCATGAAGGAAGCCGACATCGAGAGCCGCTACAGCATCTCGCAGCGCATCCAGGCCGAGGAAGAGGCGCTGGCACACGCGCACCGGGTGATCGCCAGCACGCAGCAGGAGGTGGGCGAACAATACGCGACCTACGACAACTACCATCCGTCGCGCATGGTCGTCATCCCGCCGGGTACCGATCTGTCGCGCTTTCGTCCGCCCAGGCGCGGACAGCGCAAGCCGCCGATCTGGCCCAGCATCGCCCGGTTTCTGGAGAAGCCCGACCGACCGCTGATCATGGCGTTGTCCCGGGCCGACGAGCGCAAGAACATCCGGGCGCTGGTCGACGCCTACGCCGGCAGTGAATGGCTGCGCGAGCATGCCAATCTGCTGATCGTGGCTGGGAACCGGGATGACATCGCCGCTCTGGAAAAGGGGGCGCGGCAGGTGCTCACGGATCTGCTGTTGCGGATCGACCGGCACGATCTCTACGGCAAGGTCGCCTACCCGAAGCATCATCAGAGCGACGACGTGCCGGATCTCTATCGACTGGTCGCCTCCACCCGTGGCGTGTTCGTGAACCCGGCGCTCACCGAACCGTTCGGTCTCACGCTGATCGAGGCCGCGGCCAGCGGTGCTCCGATCGTGGCCACCAACGACGGCGGTCCGCAGGAGATCCTCTCGCGCTGCCACAACGGCGTGCTGATCGATCCCCTGGATCCGCCGGGAATCGCCGCCGCCACCGAGTCGATCCTCTCGGACCGGGCCCTGTGGCGCCGCTTCTCCGAACAGGGTGTGAAGGGGGTGCGCGCGCACTACTCCTGGGACGGCCATGCGGCGCTTTGCGTGAAGCTGATCAAGCAACTGGGCCGCGAAGTCCGGCGCAGCCGCCGGGAACAGCGTTCGGTATCCGGCCGGCTGGTCGATGTCGACCGCGCGGTATTGACCGATATCGACAATACCCTGATCGGCGACCCGGCGGCGCTGAAGGCCTTTCTCGCCTGGCTGCGCCGGCACCGCGGCGAAGTCGTGTTCGGCGTGGCCACGGGCCGGCGTCTGGATTCCGCGCAGGAAGTGCTGGCTCGACACGGAGTCCCGGCTCCGGACCTGTGGATCACCTCGGTGGGTTCGGAGATCTACTACGGTGCCGAGGCGACGCCCGACAAGGGCTGGGCTCGCCACATCAGCCACCGCTGGCAGCCGGAACGGCTGCGCGAGCTGCTGAAGAAAGAGCCGGGGCTGGAGTTGCAGCCCGAGGTGGACCAGCGGCCGTTCAAGATCAGCTACTTCGTGGATGCCGAAAAGTTCGAAGGCGCAGCGGCGATCGACCGGCTGCTGTATCAGGCGGATCTGCATGCCCGCGTCGTCTACTCGCACGATATGTTCCTGGATCTCCTGCCGGTACGTGCGTCCAAGGGGCTCGCCGTGCGCTACGTCGCCGACAAATGGGGCATCCCGCTGGAACATGTGCTGGTGGCCGGTGACTCCGGCAACGACGAGGACATGCTGCGCGGGCGGCTGCTGGGCGTCGTGGTGGGCAACCATCACCCGGAACTGGAAAAACTGCGGGGGTTTGCGCGCATCTATTTCGCCGAGGCCACGCATGCCCGCGGCATTCTGGAGGCGGTGGAACATTTCGATCTCCTGAATCGCTGCGACATCCCGCTGGAATCGGGAGATTCCGGGGCCGCGGCGGCTCCGTCGGGGCGGGCGGCCGACTGA
- a CDS encoding RDD family protein — MPVGSRNEDPGRVHPWIRFWARAFDVFLMAVPLGLAQWHWFWPAEPGWIDLMLFGMLVLFVWLLIEPILISRLATSPGKWVFSIRILNRDGSRLSYSQALRRSDMVWAKGLGAGAPLIGQFLMAAQHYQLSRDAKTFWDEEGDFDVRHGQIRAPRVIAAAAIVALAVLALWLAAAAA; from the coding sequence ATGCCTGTGGGCTCGCGCAACGAAGATCCGGGGCGGGTCCACCCCTGGATCCGCTTTTGGGCGCGTGCCTTCGACGTGTTCCTGATGGCGGTGCCGCTGGGGCTGGCCCAGTGGCACTGGTTCTGGCCGGCAGAGCCCGGCTGGATCGACCTGATGCTGTTCGGCATGCTGGTGCTGTTCGTCTGGCTGCTGATCGAACCCATTCTGATCAGCCGCCTGGCGACGAGCCCCGGCAAGTGGGTGTTCTCGATCCGGATCCTGAACCGGGATGGTTCCCGGCTCAGCTACTCGCAGGCGCTGCGGCGCTCGGACATGGTCTGGGCCAAGGGGCTCGGCGCGGGCGCGCCGCTGATCGGGCAGTTCCTGATGGCCGCCCAGCACTACCAGTTGTCCCGCGACGCCAAGACCTTCTGGGACGAAGAAGGCGACTTCGACGTCCGTCACGGCCAGATCCGGGCCCCCCGCGTGATCGCCGCAGCCGCGATCGTGGCCTTGGCCGTTCTCGCCCTGTGGCTGGCGGCCGCGGCTGCCTGA
- a CDS encoding DUF2934 domain-containing protein — MARQSKKGVTQSDTAAAASETSATKTAKPKAPARASTKAAPAEKKPAARKAAPRKATPRQATNGTGARSSRKAAPATGSEVSPEQRYRMIQDAAYFIAERNGFTGDNHAHWLEAEKAIDAQLASR, encoded by the coding sequence ATGGCAAGGCAAAGCAAGAAAGGCGTAACCCAGTCCGACACCGCGGCCGCGGCGTCCGAAACCTCCGCGACGAAAACCGCGAAGCCGAAGGCGCCGGCGCGTGCAAGCACCAAGGCCGCACCGGCCGAGAAGAAGCCAGCCGCGCGCAAGGCGGCACCGCGCAAGGCAACACCGCGCCAGGCGACCAATGGTACCGGGGCGCGTTCTTCGCGGAAGGCGGCGCCGGCTACGGGGTCGGAGGTCAGTCCCGAGCAGCGCTACCGCATGATCCAGGATGCCGCGTATTTCATCGCCGAGCGCAACGGGTTCACCGGCGACAACCACGCCCACTGGCTGGAGGCCGAGAAAGCCATCGACGCCCAGCTTGCGAGCCGCTGA
- the msrB gene encoding peptide-methionine (R)-S-oxide reductase MsrB, with protein sequence MSRSDEISDADWRQRLTPEQYRIAREGGTEPAFTGQYYDHKAPGRYRCVGCGAGLFRSTDKYDSGSGWPSFTAPASGDAVSEHRDASHGMLRTEVRCARCQSHLGHVFPDGPAPTGLRYCINSAVLEFEPD encoded by the coding sequence ATGTCCCGATCCGACGAGATTTCCGATGCCGACTGGCGGCAGCGACTGACCCCGGAGCAGTACCGCATCGCTCGCGAGGGCGGAACCGAACCGGCCTTCACGGGCCAGTATTACGATCACAAGGCGCCGGGCCGCTATCGTTGCGTCGGTTGCGGGGCCGGGTTGTTCCGCTCCACCGACAAGTACGATTCGGGTTCCGGCTGGCCCAGTTTCACCGCGCCGGCCAGCGGCGACGCGGTATCCGAGCACCGCGATGCCAGTCACGGGATGCTCCGCACCGAGGTACGCTGTGCGCGCTGCCAGTCCCATCTGGGGCATGTGTTTCCGGATGGACCGGCGCCGACCGGTTTGCGCTACTGCATCAACTCGGCGGTGCTCGAATTCGAGCCGGACTGA